A genomic stretch from Trichocoleus sp. includes:
- a CDS encoding glycoside hydrolase family 75 protein: MQSFQVISGGLNLRSAPSDTIIAVLSRGHVVIKIEEATDSKWWKVRTFFGGETLEGYVAARFLSSTSTFPIETLLEIGGISIKRASGESAFLYQAGMSINADGAPNAYHPADTGIDFLANAGYPGNWWALAVDRDGDPFIQSNSDPFPGYYVSTTALLDASFNKQDPRRYVDSLKIPYIVLPGNGDFRRATGVQLGDFAVAFNNSNQQLAFAIYADVGPKNQIGEGSIALSQALGNDPFLRGRVRRGIARGITYIVFPDSGNGKPRKVSEIETETKQLFEMWGGIDRIKSM, encoded by the coding sequence ATGCAATCTTTTCAAGTCATCTCTGGTGGATTAAATCTTCGTTCTGCTCCAAGTGATACCATTATTGCTGTTCTTTCCAGGGGACACGTCGTAATAAAAATTGAAGAGGCAACAGACAGCAAGTGGTGGAAAGTGCGAACCTTCTTTGGTGGAGAGACTTTAGAAGGATATGTAGCTGCTAGATTTCTAAGTTCAACTTCTACTTTTCCCATTGAAACCCTTCTAGAAATTGGTGGAATTTCTATTAAAAGAGCAAGTGGTGAATCTGCTTTCTTGTATCAAGCAGGTATGAGCATCAATGCTGATGGTGCACCTAATGCCTATCATCCAGCAGATACAGGTATTGATTTTCTAGCAAATGCTGGCTACCCAGGTAATTGGTGGGCTTTAGCTGTAGATAGAGATGGAGATCCATTTATTCAAAGTAACAGTGATCCATTTCCTGGGTATTATGTCTCCACAACCGCCCTACTTGATGCCAGTTTCAATAAACAAGATCCACGTCGCTATGTAGATTCTCTAAAGATTCCATACATTGTTCTCCCTGGAAATGGTGATTTTAGAAGAGCTACAGGTGTTCAGCTTGGAGATTTCGCCGTTGCTTTCAACAACAGTAATCAACAGTTGGCTTTTGCAATCTATGCTGATGTAGGTCCTAAAAATCAAATAGGAGAAGGATCGATAGCCTTATCCCAAGCTCTTGGAAATGATCCATTTCTACGTGGACGAGTTAGACGAGGAATTGCTAGAGGAATTACTTATATTGTTTTTCCGGATTCTGGCAATGGAAAACCAAGAAAAGTTTCAGAGATAGAAACTGAAACAAAACAGCTATTTGAGATGTGGGGTGGTATAGACCGTATTAAATCTATGTAG
- a CDS encoding SH3 domain-containing protein, producing the protein MAERFVVTTDGLNFRSAPEVDPSNVLAVLPNGQVVMKLEVATDQDWWKVSTIIGGQETAGFVSQKFLAPAAYKVIADSLNLRSTPIKAPDNLITALPRGQIVEKLEVATDQDWWKVITSIVTTTGSSEEIEGYVNSRYLATVNDPFEGKKVVGMDNTSQNFRDKVAQIADRLGTKPIYLMAVMSFETGGTFSPSIKNRVSGATGLIQFIGSTARGLGTSLSALASMTALEQLDYVEKHLKPFKGHLLTLEDAYMAVLLPAAVGKGRNHVLFEEGSIEYDQNRGLDINDNGKITVAEAANKVASRII; encoded by the coding sequence ATGGCAGAAAGATTTGTAGTTACTACTGATGGTCTCAATTTTCGCTCTGCTCCTGAAGTAGATCCCAGTAACGTCCTGGCTGTACTTCCCAACGGACAAGTTGTGATGAAGTTGGAAGTTGCAACCGATCAGGACTGGTGGAAAGTCTCAACAATAATTGGTGGACAGGAAACCGCAGGTTTTGTTTCTCAAAAGTTTTTAGCTCCTGCAGCGTACAAAGTAATTGCTGATAGTCTGAACTTAAGATCGACCCCTATTAAGGCTCCAGATAATTTGATAACAGCCTTACCCAGAGGTCAAATTGTTGAAAAACTAGAAGTTGCGACCGATCAGGACTGGTGGAAAGTAATTACTAGCATAGTTACTACTACTGGATCTAGCGAGGAAATAGAAGGTTATGTAAACAGCCGCTATCTAGCGACGGTCAACGATCCCTTTGAAGGTAAGAAAGTAGTTGGAATGGATAATACCAGCCAAAACTTTAGAGATAAAGTTGCACAAATTGCAGATCGTTTAGGAACCAAGCCTATCTACTTGATGGCAGTAATGAGCTTTGAAACGGGTGGTACATTCTCTCCTAGCATAAAGAACCGCGTGAGCGGGGCAACTGGTTTAATCCAGTTCATTGGTTCTACAGCCCGAGGTTTAGGAACCTCCCTATCGGCTTTAGCTAGTATGACTGCCTTGGAACAGTTGGATTACGTTGAGAAGCATCTAAAACCGTTTAAGGGGCACCTGCTAACCTTGGAAGACGCTTATATGGCTGTTTTACTCCCTGCTGCAGTAGGAAAGGGCAGAAACCATGTGCTCTTCGAGGAAGGATCTATTGAGTACGACCAAAATCGGGGGCTTGATATCAATGACAATGGAAAGATAACAGTTGCAGAAGCTGCTAATAAAGTTGCTTCCAGAATTATTTAA